The Neovison vison isolate M4711 chromosome 10, ASM_NN_V1, whole genome shotgun sequence genome has a segment encoding these proteins:
- the METTL25B gene encoding protein RRNAD1 isoform X3, translated as MSGVSARGLSPEQRRQLAVKLTRVLARYRPILDAYIIEFFTDNLWATLPGSWQEALDGLKPPQLATQLLGVPGEGEVVRYSSVWPLSLLALKSTACALAFTRTPGFQTPSEFLENPSQSSRLTAPFRKHVRPKKQHEIRRLGELVKKLSDLTGCTQVVDIGSGQGHLSRFMSLGLGLTVKSVEGDPRLVERAQRLDQELLQALEKEEKRHPQVRAAGTPAGRAGPPAAAESGRPAGPPVPGEPGGGLLQPGAAACPASGDADSAGPAALPSGAG; from the exons ATGTCGGGCGTCTCGGCGCGCGGCCTCTCTCCGGAGCAGCGGAGGCAGCTGGCGGTGAAGCTCACGCGCGTGCTGGCGCGCTACCGCCCCATCCTGGACGCCTACATCATC GAATTCTTCACAGACAACCTGTGGGCCACACTCCCAGGCTCATGGCAGGAAGCGCTGGATGGACTGAAGCCTCCCCAGCTGGCCACACAGCTGCTGGGGGTGCCCGGGGAAGGGGAAGTGGTCAG GTACAGTTCGGTgtggcccctctccctgctcgccCTGAAGTCCACAGCCTGTGCCCTGGCCTTCACCCGGACACCTGGGTTTCAGACCCCCTCCGAGTTCCTGGAGAACCCCAGCCAGAGCTCCCGCCTCACAGCTCCGTTCCGGAAACACGTCAGGCCCAAGAAGCAGCACGAGATCCggaggctgggagag TTGGTGAAGAAGCTGAGTGACCTCACGGGCTGCACCCAGGTTGTGGATATAGGTTCAGGCCAG GGCCATCTCTCCCGGTTCAtgtccctggggctggggctgacGGTGAAGAGTGTTGAAGGGGATCCGAGACTGGTGGAGAGAGCCCAGCGCCTGGACCAGGAGCTCCTGCAGGctctggagaaagaggagaagaggcACCCACAG GTACGTGCAGCGGGGACTCCAGCGGGTAGGGCTGGACCCCCGGCTGCCGCTGAATCTGGCCGCCCTGCGGGCCCACCTGTCCCAGGAGAACCGGGTGGTGGCCTTCTTCAGCCTGGCGCTGCTGCTTGCCCCGCTAGTGGAGACGCTGATTCTGCTGGACCGGCTGCTCTACCTTCAGGAGCAGGGTGA
- the MRPL24 gene encoding 39S ribosomal protein L24, mitochondrial codes for MRLSAVLALASKVTLPRDYRYGMSRPGSLADRRKNPPGTRRRRVAVEPISDEEWHLFCGDTVEVLEGKDAGKQGKVVQVIRQRNWVVLEGLNTHYRYVGKTADFRGTMIPSEAPLLHNQVKLVDPVDRKPTEVEWRFTEAGERVRVSSRSGRIIPKPDFPRADGIVPETWTDGPKDTSVADALERTYVPRLKTLEEEVMEAMGIQEPRRHKKVYWY; via the exons ATGCGTCTCTCTGCCGTGCTGGCCTTGGCATCCAAGGTCACTCTGCCCCGTGACTACCGCTATGGGATGAGCCGTCCGGGCTCTCTTGCAGACAGGAGGAAGAACCCTCCGGGGACCCGGCGGCGCCGGGTGGCTGTGGAGCCCATCTCTGATGAAGAGTGGCATCTGTTCTGTGGGGACACG GTGGAAGTCCTGGAAGGCAAGGATGCTGGGAAGCAAGGCAAAGTGGTGCAGGTCATCCGGCAGCGCAACTGGGTGGTCCTGGAGGGACTGAACACG CACTACCGCTACGTTGGCAAGACCGCAGACTTCCGGGGAACCATGATCCCCAGCGAAGCGCCCTTGCTGCACAACCAGGTCAAGCTTGTGGACCCCGTGGACAG GAAACCCACCGAGGTGGAATGGAGATTCACTGAGGCGGGAGAGCGCGTCCGTGTCTCCTCAAGATCAGGAAGAATTATCCCCAAACCTGATTTTCCCAGGGCGGACGGCATCGTCCCTGAGACGTGGACGG ATGGTCCCAAAGACACCTCGGTGGCAGATGCTCTAGAAAGAACCTACGTGCCCCGTTTAAAGACCCTGGAGGAGGAGGTGATGGAGGCCATGGGGATCCAGGAGCCGCGGAGACACAAGAAAGTCTACTGGTACTGA
- the METTL25B gene encoding protein RRNAD1 isoform X2 yields MAGSAGWTEASPAGHTAAGGARGRGSGQTPSEFLENPSQSSRLTAPFRKHVRPKKQHEIRRLGELVKKLSDLTGCTQVVDIGSGQGHLSRFMSLGLGLTVKSVEGDPRLVERAQRLDQELLQALEKEEKRHPQVVLAGPRCSPQHVVRWVEPTALCEELLLPLETLPRGGARLLLTGLHACGDLSVALLRHFSCPEVVALASVGCCYMKLSDPGGYPLSQWVAGLPGHELPYRLREGACHALEEYAGRLRRSGPGLRTHCYRAALETVIRGARPELRRPGVQGIPRVHELKIEEYVQRGLQRVGLDPRLPLNLAALRAHLSQENRVVAFFSLALLLAPLVETLILLDRLLYLQEQGFHAELLPIFSPELSPRNLVLVATKRPLGEAFSLLETEDR; encoded by the exons ATGGCAGGAAGCGCTGGATGGACTGAAGCCTCCCCAGCTGGCCACACAGCTGCTGGGGGTGCCCGGGGAAGGGGAAGTGGTCAG ACCCCCTCCGAGTTCCTGGAGAACCCCAGCCAGAGCTCCCGCCTCACAGCTCCGTTCCGGAAACACGTCAGGCCCAAGAAGCAGCACGAGATCCggaggctgggagag TTGGTGAAGAAGCTGAGTGACCTCACGGGCTGCACCCAGGTTGTGGATATAGGTTCAGGCCAG GGCCATCTCTCCCGGTTCAtgtccctggggctggggctgacGGTGAAGAGTGTTGAAGGGGATCCGAGACTGGTGGAGAGAGCCCAGCGCCTGGACCAGGAGCTCCTGCAGGctctggagaaagaggagaagaggcACCCACAG GTGGTCCTCGCCGGCCCCCGCTGCTCCCCACAACATGTGGTTAGGTGGGTAGAGCCCACGGCCCTGTGCGAGGAGCTGCTGCTTCCCCTGGAGACCCTGCCTCGGGGCGGGGCCCGCCTGCTGCTGACTGGCCTCCACGCGTGCGGGGACCTGAGCGTCGCCCTGCTGAGGCACTTCTCCTGCCCGGAGGTGGTGGCGCTGGCCTCGGTGGGCTGCTGCTACATGAAGCTGAGTGACCCCGGTGGCTACCCGCTGAGCCAGTGGGTGGCTGGGCTGCCAGGCCACGAGCTGCCCTACCGGCTGCGGGAGGGAGCGTGCCATGCCCTGGAGGAGTACGCGGGGCGGCTGCGGAGATCCGGGCCCGGCCTCCGCACCCACTGCTACCGGGCTGCGCTGGAGACCGTCATCCGGGGGGCCCGGCCTGAGCTCCGGCGGCCCGGCGTGCAGGGGATCCCTAGGGTCCACGAGCTCAAGATCGAAGA GTACGTGCAGCGGGGACTCCAGCGGGTAGGGCTGGACCCCCGGCTGCCGCTGAATCTGGCCGCCCTGCGGGCCCACCTGTCCCAGGAGAACCGGGTGGTGGCCTTCTTCAGCCTGGCGCTGCTGCTTGCCCCGCTAGTGGAGACGCTGATTCTGCTGGACCGGCTGCTCTACCTTCAGGAGCAGG GCTTCCACGCTGAGCTCCTGCCCATCTTCAGTCCCGAGCTCTCTCCTAGAAACCTGGTTCTGGTGGCTACAAAGAGGCCACTGGGGGAAGCCTTCTCTCTTCTGGAGACTGAAGACCGCTGA
- the ISG20L2 gene encoding interferon-stimulated 20 kDa exonuclease-like 2 has product MSTLLLNLDFGEPPQKKAFEGNAKHRKFVRKRRLLERRGFLNKKNQPPGKAPKLNSEPAKKGETSSVDGAWKVSPLPKKKTVASSSGPEQSLDKKAAVPWLTPAPAPKAGSAVGKVDLLGEFQSALPKIRNHPARPHKKGPQKNLTQKNAPQSSPQPHSDDKCSGASQKMVAIDCEMVGTGPKGHVSSLARCSIVSYHGDVLYDEYVLPPCHIVDYRTRWSGIRKQHMVNATPFKVARGQILKILTGKIVVGHAIHNDFKALQYFHPKSLTRDTSHIPPLNRKADCPENATMSLKTLTKKLLNRDIQVGKSGHSSVEDAQAAMELYKLVEVEWEQHLAQSPPKD; this is encoded by the exons ATGTCTACCTTGCTCCTCAATCTGGATTTTGGtgaacccccccaaaaaaaagcatttgaggggAATGCCAAGCACCGGAAATTCGTCAGGAAGCGGCGACTCTTGGAACGGAGAGGCTTTCTGAATAAGAAGAACCAGCCACCCGGCAAGGCGCCTAAGCTGAACTCAGAACCTGCAAAGAAAGGGGAGACTTCGAGCGTGGATGGCGCTTGGAAGGTCTCTCCCCTTCCAAAAAAGAAGACCGTTGCCTCCAGCAGTGGACCAGAGCAGTCCCTGGACAAGAAGGCTGCAGTGCCGTGGCTGACCCCAGCCCCTGCGCCCAAGGCCGGGTCCGCGGTGGGGAAGGTGGATTTGCTGGGGGAGTTCCAGAGTGCCCTTCCAAAGATTAGGAACCATCCAGCTCGCCCCCACAAGAAGGGCCCCCAGAAGAACCTTACTCAGAAGAATGCTCCACAGAGCTCCCCCCAACCTCATTCAGACGATAAGTGTTCCGGAGCATCTCAGAAGATGGTGGCCATTGACTGTGAGATGGTGGGCACGGGACCCAAGGGGCACGTCAGCTCCCTGGCCCGATGTAGCATCGTCAGCTACCACGGAGACGTGCTCTATGATGAGTACGTCCTTCCCCCCTGCCACATCGTGGACTACCGGACCAGGTGGAGTGGCATCCGGAAGCAGCACATGGTGAATGCTACCCCCTTCAAGGTCGCCCGGGGCCAG ATTCTGAAGATCCTCACGGGGAAGATAGTGGTGGGACACGCCATCCACAACGACTTCAAAGCCCTCCAGTACTTCCACCCCAAGTCCCTCACCCGCGACACCTCCCACATCCCGCCCCTCAACCGGAAGGCCGACTGCCCGGAGAACGCCACCATGTCCCTGAAGACTCTCACCAAGAAGCTCCTCAACCGGGACATCCAG GTTGGGAAGAGCGGACATTCGTCCGTGGAAGACGCACAGGCCGCCATGGAGCTGTACAAGTTGGTCGAAGTCGAGTGGGAGCAGCACCTGGCCCAGAGCCCCCCGAAAGACTAG
- the METTL25B gene encoding protein RRNAD1 isoform X1: MSGVSARGLSPEQRRQLAVKLTRVLARYRPILDAYIIEFFTDNLWATLPGSWQEALDGLKPPQLATQLLGVPGEGEVVRYSSVWPLSLLALKSTACALAFTRTPGFQTPSEFLENPSQSSRLTAPFRKHVRPKKQHEIRRLGELVKKLSDLTGCTQVVDIGSGQGHLSRFMSLGLGLTVKSVEGDPRLVERAQRLDQELLQALEKEEKRHPQVVLAGPRCSPQHVVRWVEPTALCEELLLPLETLPRGGARLLLTGLHACGDLSVALLRHFSCPEVVALASVGCCYMKLSDPGGYPLSQWVAGLPGHELPYRLREGACHALEEYAGRLRRSGPGLRTHCYRAALETVIRGARPELRRPGVQGIPRVHELKIEEYVQRGLQRVGLDPRLPLNLAALRAHLSQENRVVAFFSLALLLAPLVETLILLDRLLYLQEQGFHAELLPIFSPELSPRNLVLVATKRPLGEAFSLLETEDR, encoded by the exons ATGTCGGGCGTCTCGGCGCGCGGCCTCTCTCCGGAGCAGCGGAGGCAGCTGGCGGTGAAGCTCACGCGCGTGCTGGCGCGCTACCGCCCCATCCTGGACGCCTACATCATC GAATTCTTCACAGACAACCTGTGGGCCACACTCCCAGGCTCATGGCAGGAAGCGCTGGATGGACTGAAGCCTCCCCAGCTGGCCACACAGCTGCTGGGGGTGCCCGGGGAAGGGGAAGTGGTCAG GTACAGTTCGGTgtggcccctctccctgctcgccCTGAAGTCCACAGCCTGTGCCCTGGCCTTCACCCGGACACCTGGGTTTCAGACCCCCTCCGAGTTCCTGGAGAACCCCAGCCAGAGCTCCCGCCTCACAGCTCCGTTCCGGAAACACGTCAGGCCCAAGAAGCAGCACGAGATCCggaggctgggagag TTGGTGAAGAAGCTGAGTGACCTCACGGGCTGCACCCAGGTTGTGGATATAGGTTCAGGCCAG GGCCATCTCTCCCGGTTCAtgtccctggggctggggctgacGGTGAAGAGTGTTGAAGGGGATCCGAGACTGGTGGAGAGAGCCCAGCGCCTGGACCAGGAGCTCCTGCAGGctctggagaaagaggagaagaggcACCCACAG GTGGTCCTCGCCGGCCCCCGCTGCTCCCCACAACATGTGGTTAGGTGGGTAGAGCCCACGGCCCTGTGCGAGGAGCTGCTGCTTCCCCTGGAGACCCTGCCTCGGGGCGGGGCCCGCCTGCTGCTGACTGGCCTCCACGCGTGCGGGGACCTGAGCGTCGCCCTGCTGAGGCACTTCTCCTGCCCGGAGGTGGTGGCGCTGGCCTCGGTGGGCTGCTGCTACATGAAGCTGAGTGACCCCGGTGGCTACCCGCTGAGCCAGTGGGTGGCTGGGCTGCCAGGCCACGAGCTGCCCTACCGGCTGCGGGAGGGAGCGTGCCATGCCCTGGAGGAGTACGCGGGGCGGCTGCGGAGATCCGGGCCCGGCCTCCGCACCCACTGCTACCGGGCTGCGCTGGAGACCGTCATCCGGGGGGCCCGGCCTGAGCTCCGGCGGCCCGGCGTGCAGGGGATCCCTAGGGTCCACGAGCTCAAGATCGAAGA GTACGTGCAGCGGGGACTCCAGCGGGTAGGGCTGGACCCCCGGCTGCCGCTGAATCTGGCCGCCCTGCGGGCCCACCTGTCCCAGGAGAACCGGGTGGTGGCCTTCTTCAGCCTGGCGCTGCTGCTTGCCCCGCTAGTGGAGACGCTGATTCTGCTGGACCGGCTGCTCTACCTTCAGGAGCAGG GCTTCCACGCTGAGCTCCTGCCCATCTTCAGTCCCGAGCTCTCTCCTAGAAACCTGGTTCTGGTGGCTACAAAGAGGCCACTGGGGGAAGCCTTCTCTCTTCTGGAGACTGAAGACCGCTGA